The Pseudorasbora parva isolate DD20220531a chromosome 16, ASM2467924v1, whole genome shotgun sequence genome includes a region encoding these proteins:
- the LOC137043318 gene encoding P2Y purinoceptor 2-like, giving the protein MAIFNTTGTTNGSNQYHCVFNENFKYILLPVSYTLVFVVGLGLNITAMYIILFKTKHWKPSTIYMINLNVCDTLYILTLPFLIYYYADENDWPFGEPMCKLIRFLFYTNLYGSILFLSCISLHRFLGVCHPVRSLSWMNGRRARLISVGIWATMLIFQAPILYFSRMKNNGDIRVCYDTTSKELFNDFLVYSSVVMFLLFVLPFGVVLVCNGLMVRKLQEPGVGGGPMSQRFKQKSVKMIIIVLLTFMLCFLPFHVNRSIYYTFRYLDKQVSCSMLEYASMAYKVTRPLASANSCIDPILYFMAGQGFRKSIKNKKANARSEKMKSPSTSL; this is encoded by the coding sequence ATGGCAATATTTAACACTACTGGCACAACCAATGGCAGCAATCAGTATCACTGTGTTTTTAATGAGAACTTCAAGTACATTCTCCTCCCGGTGAGTTACACTCTGGTGTTTGTGGTCGGCCTGGGGTTGAACATCACCGCCATGTACATCATCTTGTTTAAAACCAAACACTGGAAGCCCAGCACCATCTACATGATCAACCTCAACGTCTGTGACACTCTTTACATCCTCACCCTTCCGTTTCTGATCTACTATTACGCCGATGAGAACGACTGGCCGTTTGGCGAGCCGATGTGTAAGCTGATTCGCTTTCTCTTCTACACCAACCTCTACGGAAGCATCCTCTTCCTCAGCTGCATCAGCCTACACCGGTTTTTAGGCGTCTGCCACCCGGTGCGCTCTTTGTCCTGGATGAATGGCCGTCGCGCTCGTTTGATCTCTGTGGGAATATGGGCGACAATGCTGATCTTTCAGGCCCCGATCCTTTATTTCTCCAGGATGAAAAACAATGGTGACATACGGGTTTGCTACGACACCACCAGCAAGGAGCTCTTCAATGATTTTCTGGTCTACAGTTCGGTGGTGATGTTCCTGCTCTTTGTCCTACCGTTTGGGGTGGTGCTGGTCTGCAACGGGCTGATGGTGAGGAAACTTCAGGAACCCGGTGTTGGGGGAGGACCAATGTCACAACGCTTTAAGCAGAAGTCGGTGAAGATGATCATTATTGTGCTTCTGACTTTCATGTTGTGCTTCTTGCCTTTCCATGTGAACCGCAGTATATACTACACCTTCCGCTACCTCGACAAACAGGTGAGCTGCTCGATGCTGGAGTACGCCAGCATGGCCTACAAGGTCACGCGACCTCTAGCCAGCGCAAACAGCTGCATCGACCCCATCCTCTACTTCATGGCAGGACAGGGCTTCAGAAAAAGCATCAAGAACAAGAAAGCTAATGCAAGATCGGAAAAAATGAAATCACCATCAACCTCTTTATAA